The Lytechinus variegatus isolate NC3 chromosome 7, Lvar_3.0, whole genome shotgun sequence genome includes the window CCTCCCATTCATGGGgcagacgctctaccactgagccaccatgacCTCCTAATTTGTTTGATAGCTTTGCTCTTCATTATCGTGCTAGGTCTGCATTCctaaatttaatattttcattctttgtaattcatgaaatttatgTTGTCACTAGGATTGACCTTGGTAGATCAATATGGCCTTTACCAATACCCCCCCACCCATGCACACACGcgcattttgatttttttttgtattaatgtAATATATTCAAActgattttaaatgtattttattgtatttaggtttgtttgtgtattttttatacTTAATTTTTGgacataaatttgaattgaataggGTTGATTGTAAATCTGTTATGAAAATAGGTTTTATGATGCTCCGTAGagactacatgtatgacatcCCTTCAGACAAAAACTTTGTAGAGCGAATGTGGGTACTAGGCATTTTATAGAGTAAATTGATAAACTTTATAGCTTCAGGGAATATTGATGCTGATGCGGTTTCCATGATGAAAAAGTCATATTAATGTAACAATAAGATATATTGTTACCTACATGGCTACATATGTGCAAtttgtaagtacatgtacatgtttgtcacCAAATGAAAATGGCCCCATTAATAAGATATTGTGTTACACGTGTAACCTTGTATAATAATGACAAACTTATAGGTTTATGAAGACCAATTTTATTCTCTCCTACATGTATGAGACACTTACATTAAAGTTTGGACTATATTTGTGTTTCTTCCTTCACAGACACGCTAGTGCAGTCATGGGGCCATGCTGGCTTGACACCTTCCAGAGTCTACTTCCTTCAGGATGGCATTACATCATGTCCGGACTGAGTGACCTCCTCTTGACCACCGATGACCTCCAGTCCTTCGCCTTGGCTATCTTCATCCTGGGTCTACTCTCCTTCACGGTGGGCTGCCTGGTTTGGGGGCTGCTCCGCAAAGGGGTGCCAGCCAAGAGGGGAACAGAGCGGCATGGTGGGACCAGGAGGAGGTGTGGTACCAGGGGAGATGAGGTTGCGTTTGCCGCAATGGCTACGGGTGTATCGGCAGGCCATACAAAGAGATGGATTACAGTATGTACTCTTGCTCAAGTGATTTTATTATCCAGATATGTCCATGTGATACTTATACATGCAGAGATATATTAGCATTTGTGGTTGTTGGAGAAAAGCTTtcaattatgttatttaaaGTCCTACATTTGTGTGAAAATTGCAACACGAAGGAAATTTTGTTAAGCAGTCATCTGTAGACAAATTTGGAGTGAACCGTGATGCGAtaccagggccctgttgcattaaagttactattatggtaatttGCCATCCattggtaacttgcatggaatccttgattttgataggCTGTAGATCAGCGTTAGTTACCATGGTCgctaccattggatggcaaagttatcattattagtagtaaCTTTTATACAACGGGCCCAGGAATATCATTCCTTGACACACATGCATTAAAGTTGTTTTTAGTGTGCAGGGACCATAACATTGAATGGCTTTAATAGCTTTTGGTGTCATCTGGAATAtcttgtgtatatatatatatatggaagaCATTTACATTTACACCAGATAATTTCTAGCCTCTTacaaaaactaaaaccctatgacccccccccccctccatggaGATGTTGCATGTAATGTAGGAAACCTTTCGCAACATCAACTTACATGTATCACTAATCAGTATAGAGTGAAGTTTGTCAATTGATGCAATTATATTTCCAAACCAGGGGCAGATAcatgattttccaaagggggggggcacattttttgagggaaaaaaaagttttcaacaaaaaaaggagatttcgtccacaaaaatatttgacaagcaaaaaaaaagggtcttctaTTCCAAAGGGcagggggcacacttctgttttacagtatttttacattgcaaattttaattgtgcctctcaaaaggggggggcaTGGGCTGGCTTtgccctccccctggatccgtcaGTGTTCCAAACTGTTATAAATGAGCTATCACACCTCTTTGTACTTGCAGCATCGCAAACATGAGCGCTTCTCATCTAACATGAGGAGGGACAGTCCCCGGCGCTCCGGTGGTGAGGTCATCATATCTTGTAGGGAAATCCCCAGGTCACAACCCTCCCTTTCCTGCAGGAGCTGCAGGCTTTTGCCAGCAAAGAGGAAGTGCCGGTGAGTGAGTCATTGATATAGAGAGaggagaaagatagagagataAGGAAGGGGGTATTGTGTTGTTACTGATAGAGGTAAGTTAGTAGTTTGCTGTCCAAACCCGTCActcatttaaaggacaagtccaccccaactaaaagttgacttgaataaaaagagaaaaatccaacaagaataacattgaaaatttcatcaaactcagattaaaaataagaaagatatgacattttaaagtctcgctaaatttcatgaaacagttatatgcacattctgaTTGGTATGctaatgaggagactgatgacgtcatccactcactatatcttttgtattttatgaaatgaaatattacaattttctcatcattgccaattgaaacaacaattaattcctccctgaacatatggaattagcattgtttgatactatatggtCCAGTCTAGTtggtcaaatatgtaaaaaaatgaaatattgtataattcaaacaataatacaaaaaaaaatattgagtgatggacatcatctactgtctcatttgcatgtaactgaATTATGCATATCACCGTTTTGATtaaaataatcaaaagtttgaatgtcataacatttttattttacatccgagtttgatgaaaattttcagcattatgctagtttgatttttctctgttaattcaaatcaacatttttctggggtggacttgacctttacatAGTTTCATTCGTAGGTTTCCCATATTCCTTTGTGTTTTATGAAGTTTAGATTCAGAACTTATTGATATTGTCCGTATAAATTTCAGGCAAGCTGGAGTTTTTAACATTGTTTCCATATTGTGTAGGTATAAGCAGTGTGGAGCCTGTTGCCGAGCTAACAAACTATCGATCTGTTCAGCCCATGGGACAGGGGATGTCAAAGCCAAGGGTATGGTAGAGACTGCGTGTGGTGAAAAACCTGTAGAACTAGATATCAGGTTAGTAAACTTTTGAATTTCCAATTTTGGAATTGTAATTGGAAAAGTATGTGTGCAAGTTTCTCATCTATAAGGAACGAGCACTGTTTCATGATAGAACTTTGCCGACATCCAATCAGATTCTACCATTTCAGTAACTAATAACCCTTTGTTCTTTGTGAAGCAGGCCCACATTATTCTCTATACATCTTAATATTTGTTTGATGTTATAGGATGAAGTACAAGTACCATCttgatataaagatgaagaaataaagataatgataaatataGCTTGTCCGTCACCTGGGAAATGAAGAATTACCAGAATTTGATTGAGCatctcctcattttttttaatcaagaccTTACTCATACCAGATATGACTGTTATTCTCATAGACCAGAGGTAGTGATTCAATAGaaagtgaaaaataatgataatgatatgcaTTAATATAGtgccatctacatgtatctagaaataatctatccCGAAGcgtattgtttttattattattaccccggctttagcttgaatTGAAAGTGATGAGTAAGTAGCCTAAAAAAAGAGGGTTTTTAAGAGATGACACTGACGCTCGATATATTACAATACTTAATAACAATGGGTATGGATTCAagtataattacttttttttacgtATCTGTTATTGATAATCATATTGTCTTGTCTCTGTAAACTGCAGTTACATGAATTTGAAATACTGCCCTCAGCTGATCGGGTATGTTGGTCGTCAATTGACTGTACTGAATTTGTCTAACAATCGCCTTGTCTCATTGCCGGAAGAGATCGGTCTGCTGGGCGGATTAgagcaactctttctgcaatacAACTGCCTTGAAAAGCTGCCAGTAAGTTGCCCTACTTAAATTAGAATCCACTTCCCTTTATTGAAAATCATAGTGCAATCATTGTAGATGTCAATACTatctatacatgtacttgcctaTTCACCTcagattatttctttctctcaatGACAATCTATATGAATTGCTGCATTTCAGAAATTTAAGAATAACTCTTTCTACATGAATTTTGCCCTGTCAAAACTGCTTATCATATGGCCTACATATTAATGTCTTGTAAGGGGCACTAGTGTTGGAATTCAGCTCAGGATCTTGTAGTGCACAGCCTAGGAACCTTTCCACTGATCCACATCACTTCTACAGTCTGAGGGATTTTGGGAATCATCTCTATGTTTGCAATGTCTCCAGAATAGTCTATTTTCATCTGgtgtttttaattgtttcctCTTCCCTCATCAGAAATGTATCGGTAACTTCAGTCGTCTCCAGGAGCTTGACTGCAAGAACAACCACCTCCAATCCCTGCCATCCACCCTGGGACGGCTCTCAGTCTTGGTCATTCTCAATGTGACCAACAACCTGATGACCGAAATGACCAGTAGCGTCGGTCAGTTGACACACCTGGAGGAGCTCTGTGCCCACTCCAACCAGCTTACCGCACTCCCGGATGAACTCTGCAACCTGGTCAATCTGACCGCTCTCTATGTTGGTCAGTGCCATTTGTTTGTTGATCATAGAAACTGTTCTTGAAGAATTTTAATATAAGATGTAGGGAGTTTTTTAAGGTTAGATTAGTGCTGTAGCCGAACTGCCGAACCGAACGAaagttcgccgaacttggcacttccgaactGAACTGAACACAAAGGTCTGGTTTGATGGTTCAGTTTTAAAAAATGGCACATTAATTCTAAAATCTGGCACACTAACCCTAACCCCGATGAAAAAGTTCCAGGAGAAAGGATTTacagctaaaacaacaacaaaaattgaaataaaatgtaataaaaaaggggaaaaacaaataatatatatttcacaaaattaggATGAAAACAGCATTCTGGAGACTACCACTACCCATACAATACTATGAAATCACCTACTAGAATGACCAATCATATTTGCAAACATTATTTTCTATGCAGGAGAGAACCGTTTGCACAGTTTACCCTCTTCCTTTGGGAGGCTTGTACGCCTGACTGAATTAGATGTGTCATCCTGTGAACTAACCCACCTCCCTGCCTCTCTATCAAGGTGTACATCACTCAACAAAGTCTGGCTTTCAAATAACAGGTATGTACAGTTTCATGGACAGGGAAATATTACATAAGGGCCCTGGGTTATTTTGCCCCCACATcgctcaaaagagccctggaaaaaaaaaggagtCGCACAAATTCCCCATCTACTAAATTATAATAGCTTATCCAGTGTCACCGATTAAGGCTTCTGGTTTAAAAGTAGCCCATGAAAGTTTTTATAATGTACATCTTTCAAAACTGAGTGGAAAAGATGTGAGATTGAGCCAAAGTGAAGGTCATTGATTCATTGGTAAATGCTACATAATTGATGACTCACAGATTGGaatacatttatattatttttatgccTCCACCCAATGTACATGAAGGTGGTTTTCGGAGATATTAGGGGTTTGGATTGTTCCTTCACTCtatccattttcttttaattctcaTAATAAACATAGaattatttaataaatcaaCTTCAAAGACAGTCTGAGAATATGTATAGGAGTAACTATGATTTGatttagatacatgtatcttggcCAAAGGTTTGTTCTCACAATAACTGAAGAATGGTTAGAGgtataaacttcaaaatttgttTGAAGGAGATTAATCTGGTCAGGATTTGGGGTCAAATTGTCCAAGGTCAAAATTCATATAGGTGATTATTTGACAAATTTAGTAGTTGGGTTTTGATATATTAAATTTTGactgtttctatttttttctctactgATTCTTTCAGTCCAATAGTAGATTGTAGCAGTTCTGTCGATCTACATGTATTCTCATTTAGCCCATAATTAATGCCTTTCTAGACATCATAGATTGATatgtatctattttttaatgttttttttattttctgtcaTTGAAGTACTGAGTTCAACAAATCATTAATAAATCCCGATATTCAAAAGTGAtcacaaaatagaaatatttgaaaaaaaattggtgtatGATCATTTCCTGCTTTCTATGTCATGTACACTGCACTTCtcattgtttgtatttattaaaCAAAAGTTCTATATATCATTACGACCCAGTGTTTTATTTTTCGtgtaatgaaactaagtttatttaggggcttgccttttgtacaagctttgctttttttcggcaagaccctctgttttactttaaaatacaaatgtcatattaggtaattttatttattgaattgtgttccttaaatctaagattatgttatataattattttattatgtcttgcagtattttcgaccttgttatatttatcatacttatgttgtgaaacggaaatcaataaatcaaatcaaatcaaatttcatcTTCTTTAGGTTGACATCCTTACCAGATCAGATAGGACGTCTTCACCTCCTCAAGGAACTGCATGTCAGGAACAACCCTCTGGAGTACTTCCCTGCATCTCTTTCATACCTTCAACTTTATACATTCAGTGGTAAGACATGTCTTCAACTGTTACTAATTActtattgaaataataaagttTTGAGAGATaccaattggaaccagttgtggCCAGGGGTGTTTCAGGAAGAGTTAAGTAAGACAATAATAGAGTCATGCTTAAACACCGACAGGCCCATGTAATTTAATGCATGGTCTGAGTGATTAATACACATCCCATGTGCATGATCTGACCAGTGCGATGCTGCGTTATATACCGCATGCAATTAGAATAATAGTGCGACACCAATCCACACTTAAATCTTAGtgaaacaacccccccccccccgacaaacCCATTGGTGGTAGATTATTCGTCATTAACACTTAATTTTTAACCCCCCTCCCCATTC containing:
- the LOC121418158 gene encoding leucine-rich repeat-containing protein 58-like isoform X1, with product MVRYGARYSWIVDHRSRHASAVMGPCWLDTFQSLLPSGWHYIMSGLSDLLLTTDDLQSFALAIFILGLLSFTVGCLVWGLLRKGVPAKRGTERHGGTRRRCGTRGDEVAFAAMATGVSAGHTKRWITHRKHERFSSNMRRDSPRRSGGEVIISCREIPRSQPSLSCRSCRLLPAKRKCRYKQCGACCRANKLSICSAHGTGDVKAKGMVETACGEKPVELDISYMNLKYCPQLIGYVGRQLTVLNLSNNRLVSLPEEIGLLGGLEQLFLQYNCLEKLPKCIGNFSRLQELDCKNNHLQSLPSTLGRLSVLVILNVTNNLMTEMTSSVGQLTHLEELCAHSNQLTALPDELCNLVNLTALYVGENRLHSLPSSFGRLVRLTELDVSSCELTHLPASLSRCTSLNKVWLSNNRLTSLPDQIGRLHLLKELHVRNNPLEYFPASLSYLQLYTFSVNHDKLIDEWDQPSRNKMTFHPETSVPPLQELAARCISSNGLNWNEGDLPANLCEMLRNVRQCSCCEGPFFTYYSSELVFANIGIFHRVPLYQQICSPYYNIRCQPVTWNDHQVND
- the LOC121418158 gene encoding leucine-rich repeat-containing protein 58-like isoform X2; this encodes MVRYGARYSWIVDHRSRHASAVMGPCWLDTFQSLLPSGWHYIMSGLSDLLLTTDDLQSFALAIFILGLLSFTVGCLVWGLLRKGVPAKRGTERHGGTRRRCGTRGDEVAFAAMATGVSAGHTKRWITHRKHERFSSNMRRDSPRRSGGEVIISCREIPRSQPSLSCRSCRLLPAKRKCRYKQCGACCRANKLSICSAHGTGDVKAKGMVETACGEKPVELDISYMNLKYCPQLIGYVGRQLTVLNLSNNRLVSLPEEIGLLGGLEQLFLQYNCLEKLPKCIGNFSRLQELDCKNNHLQSLPSTLGRLSVLVILNVTNNLMTEMTSSVGQLTHLEELCAHSNQLTALPDELCNLVNLTALYVGENRLHSLPSSFGRLVRLTELDVSSCELTHLPASLSRCTSLNKVWLSNNRLTSLPDQIGRLHLLKELHVRNNPLEYFPASLSYLQLYTFSVNHDKLIDEWDQPSRNKMTFHPETSVPPLQELAARCISSNGLNWNEGDLPANLCEMLRNVRQCSCCEGPFFTYYSSELVFANIGIFHRVPLYQQICSPYYNIRCQPVTWNDHQVND
- the LOC121418158 gene encoding leucine-rich repeat-containing protein 58-like isoform X3; the protein is MGPCWLDTFQSLLPSGWHYIMSGLSDLLLTTDDLQSFALAIFILGLLSFTVGCLVWGLLRKGVPAKRGTERHGGTRRRCGTRGDEVAFAAMATGVSAGHTKRWITHRKHERFSSNMRRDSPRRSGGEVIISCREIPRSQPSLSCRSCRLLPAKRKCRYKQCGACCRANKLSICSAHGTGDVKAKGMVETACGEKPVELDISYMNLKYCPQLIGYVGRQLTVLNLSNNRLVSLPEEIGLLGGLEQLFLQYNCLEKLPKCIGNFSRLQELDCKNNHLQSLPSTLGRLSVLVILNVTNNLMTEMTSSVGQLTHLEELCAHSNQLTALPDELCNLVNLTALYVGENRLHSLPSSFGRLVRLTELDVSSCELTHLPASLSRCTSLNKVWLSNNRLTSLPDQIGRLHLLKELHVRNNPLEYFPASLSYLQLYTFSVNHDKLIDEWDQPSRNKMTFHPETSVPPLQELAARCISSNGLNWNEGDLPANLCEMLRNVRQCSCCEGPFFTYYSSELVFANIGIFHRVPLYQQICSPYYNIRCQPVTWNDHQVND